The following is a genomic window from Solanum lycopersicum chromosome 6, SLM_r2.1.
ACTGTCATAGCCTAGCCTGAGGCAAATGTACATTTTAGTCAGTGTGTGCAAGTAGTCATTACCGAAGATAGATTGACAAGGTAAACACCATTGCCAGATATCTGTAGAGGAGAATAATCAGACTCATCCACATTCTTTCTCCATCCATATTCGTTCTTGAAATCGGGCTTCCTGTTGTAGAGATTGTATGTTTATGGGGCATTATGATTCATTCTCTTGACAAAACCTTTTCTGCTGAATAAAGTACACAAAAATTTCCTCAATGACCATGTTGATTCCTCCTCTTTGGGGCTAGCTTCTTCCGCGGAAGTTACAATCCTTTTCAGGTGAGCTAGTTTCTTGTGGCATTCTTGAGCAATGAAATTGGTCCAAATGTTTGTGTCATGAGAACCAATTAAATGCACAATTGGTCCGGAAGTTTGTCTGGTCAAGAAAGTTTTTAGTTCTGCTGTTGAGACCTGCCATTTTACATAATATTAACACACCTTGTTTTTTTTCCACTGATAAATGTTGTAAGAAATGGTAAATTCATTTGAATACTTACATTAAGAGCAGTTGATAATGTGGTATGATCAAATCCAGCAAGAACGGAGGCAGGATGAGTTCCACCACCAATGAAGAAAGACTGCAAAATAGTTACCCGGAAGATTTGGGAAGAAAAAGgacgtaattgaatgaaactgAGAAATTGCATTTTGATGACCATTTCAAATACAATAAAAGAAATGATATAAGGTATAATGTAAACACACTCGTTCTAATTAATCAACTCacactaatttattattttaatttctcttgttaatttaattttgtttaaacaAATCTTAGAGAGTTTGACCTAGTTCAACTATGTCCTAAGTCAACTCTTTAATAAAGAAAAGCTTTCTTGTTGATTCAACTGAAGGCCATGACGCAAAATAGCAGCGGCAGGAAGAGACCTAATATACTTATCACCGGAACTCCGGGCACAGGGAAGACAACTACGGCGGCTGCTCTGGCGGAGGTGACAGCGCTCCGCCATATCAACGTCGGCGATTTCGCTAATGAGGAAAACTTGACGAACGGCTGGGATGACACCTTCGATTGCTACTACATCAATGAAGACCTCGTAAGTCTTTATACATTTTCCTCATTAAAGCTCTAACAGGTTAAACCTATACcttaattttgactttttttttaccaaTTACTCTATTTTTGTTCAAGTTTTGACAATTTATGGTCCCTAACCCAGAAGTTGCTGCAATGTTTTTCTAGGAAGTTTTAGATTTAATGGACACGAACTGTTAAACATTCAATAGGTGAGATTCAAGGATTAGATAGCagtattaatttgaattttgtttaaGTTGTGCTCTTCAGAGTACATCATATTTAGTATGGGAATAAAATGGAACTGAATTGAGTCGAATGGATACTGTATTCATATAGATATACCCAACTAAGTTGATTCGGGATTGAGGTATCGTTGATTGATCAATTGATTTGTGCTCTTCAAAAGCGGTTTTAACTAAGGATGATCAAGTGATGGAATTTGAGTTTTATATGGTGATTGTGTTGTTTCTCTACCTTGCATTTTATGAGTTTTTATGCTATTTACTATAGGAAGGCAGGCCTGCAGGAAAAAGAACATGTTTATTCTATATTTACAGTCTGAAGTTTCTGTATACCAAATTTTCCTATTTCCAGGTCTCGACTGgggaaattaattttctttgaatATTAAGTAGCATTATGTTTCCTATCCAGGTATGTGATGCTCTTGAAAAATTGATGGAAGAAGGTGGAAACATCGTTGATCATCACGCCTGTGACTTCTTTCCTGAATGTTGCTTTGATTGTGTGGTGGTACTTCAAACTGA
Proteins encoded in this region:
- the LOC101260825 gene encoding adenylate kinase isoenzyme 6 homolog isoform X1: MTQNSSGRKRPNILITGTPGTGKTTTAAALAEVTALRHINVGDFANEENLTNGWDDTFDCYYINEDLVCDALEKLMEEGGNIVDHHACDFFPECCFDCVVVLQTDSSVLHERFTKRLFDCPRGYSDHKLATNTECQIFQALLDEVKENYPDDILVILRSDFLEDITKNVETLTSWISNLSPAV
- the LOC101260825 gene encoding adenylate kinase isoenzyme 6 homolog isoform X2 — protein: MTQNSSGRKRPNILITGTPGTGKTTTAAALAEVTALRHINVGDFANEENLTNGWDDTFDCYYINEDLVCDALEKLMEEGGNIVDHHACDFFPECCFDCVVVLQTDSSVLHERFTKRGYSDHKLATNTECQIFQALLDEVKENYPDDILVILRSDFLEDITKNVETLTSWISNLSPAV